TCCAAGCTACACACTCTTCCGCATCAGCCAATCTTCAAGTGAAGGATTTAAGGAGTTTACCGAGACTGGCAGAAGCGACACTTTAGATGCGCAGTCGCAAGGAGAAGGAGGCATTTTTGATGAGTTCAACGCCCCTCCCGTTACTGCTGGCGAGGGGAAGACTGAAGCCGAATTTTTTGTAGATAGCAATCATTCTAgggtaagaaaaaacaaaaaaaacaaaacaaagcaaaacaacTTAATTTCTAAGTTTTCCCTATTCCTCATTTTCTGTTTGATTGTTGTCATTCAGGTCTCCCTAGCATCGCGGATTGTTCCTTCGCCAGATTGGTTCGTGGGACTTGACAGTTTCAATTTGTGTATTGATGGCCAGTGGGTTGACAGTGTTGCAATCAAGGTATGGACGAAAAGATTTCGCTGCATCAATTTCATTTAATGTTATTTAAGGGCCTGGAACTATCGCTGACATCGAATCACATTAAGAAATGTTTATcgatgaaaaaattattgactggttttaatttttctagGTTGGACCGATGGATGGTGGAACTGACAATGGATTCACTTTCACATCTCCCAATTGGCCATCCGATCCGACTGAGAAAATCTTTCGTATCACGTCGAATATGCCGAACCATCCCGCTAATTCGTTTTACTATCCAGATCTTAACGATCTACCACCTATAGCAACGTTTTTCTTCGTCAAGGTAATGCTAGAAGCATTGcgaaaaggaagaaatttGTTGATTACCTGAAATCGttcaccgaaaaagaaaaaaaaaagatctggTCAAAGACCTTGCGCCCGCAAACTGTTAGACTGGGCACAGCAAGAGCGTACGATCGGCTTAACGATTGCTATTAGCATTACGCATAATTTATCGACGACAATGACGAGACGCATTAGAAAGGTTAAAGTGACGTGAATATCGTGACACATAATGTTCGTGATCCTTTCAAGTTTGATTACGAATTGCATAGTGGTATGATTTTGGCTGCAGGGGCGGAGAAAGTGTAGGAAAGTTGGAAGAGGTAGTCTTTTGCAGCAAAGACTGAGGCGGTTTTGGGCAACTCTGGCAGACAATTCCGAATGGCGGTTACTTGTTATACGATTCCTACACGTAATTAAGGGTAGAGTTCTAGAATGTGTTATGTATTGGCAAGCGGTATCAACGCAAGTTGATTGTCTCGTAATTGAAGCTCAATGCAATAATGACGAAATTTGAACGTAATTCTTTAGGTGAAGGAGTATGCTCTGGCTGAAATATTCGATGCTGTAACGATGGCCCCCGCTAGCGAAACTCAAACACCAATTTTAGAAGACACCCTTGTTCAAGGAGCAGAAACGCCAAGTTCCACAACGTCGTCGTCAGTTCCCTCCGAGAAATACATAGAACAGCCTGACAGAGACGAAATCGAAGACATAGAAgaacaaaacaatgaaactCTTCGGAAGAAATCAAAGAAAGCCGGTGCCAAATCCAAAGGCGAATCAACTAAAAAGTCTTCGTTACTTAAGTCATTGGTGACAGAGTACAGTCGGGATGAAAGAGCAAAAAAGAACAGACGTGGACGGAAGTGGACCAATTTAAGTGAGTCGAATTCTAAGCCAGTCTAAAAAATAACTGGTTGTTTAGTAGATTCAGTCTTTTGCTGTTATGCTTTCACCGATTAAgaattgttttggttttgtctttcttttgatttgcttTCAGTTCGTTTCACAGATACAGCAACTTGTCAAACATTTGAACATTAGACGTACAGTACATGTTCACTTTTaatataaatttaaattgATGGGTGAAATTAAATGTAACGCTTGAAACCGGCTTTTTTGTCCCGCTCGTGTCCTTGTGTATTACAAGAGCATTTATCATTTACAGTTGAATCAAAATACTCATACCAGCACTGTCATtatgttgtttctttttttccctttataTTTTATAACCAGGTGGGCCACGGCATTGCATGGTCAGTGAGTGGGGACCTTGGTCCGCCTGTTCGAAAAGCTGTGGAATCGGGGAATCTACACGCACTCGAAAAGTTTTGACACACGCCCGTCGAGGTGGAAACCCATGCCCTCCTTTAGAGGAAAACAAATGGTGCGGGTCGTCTCGTGATTGTTCACACGCTTATTTTGATTGGTAGTGAGGactattatttttctattttaaagCTGAATCTTGAAAACGTAAATCCCAAGAACTGTGCGAGTCTCTTTCTtgttaacaaaagaaaacggataGCAGAATCTTCGGAATAATTGGGTGTGAAATTATTTAAGGAAAATGGACGTGTACGATAACTACTATCTAATCTTTTATAACTTGCTGCTTGTGTTGTATTTATGAGACTCGTTTATTAGCAAAGTAATCGCGTTCAACGAACTCAACCTACAATTTCCTACGGCCATCAGCTGCAATCCGTTGAATCTTGTGAATAGTCGTTACCTTCTTTGATAGTGCACGTCCCTTCATTTTTGGAATGAacattattaaaaaattcacTTGTGTGAAGCAAGTTAGCTAAACCCATTACAAAAACGCAACAGACGAAAAGTCGATCTGCTATCCACGCCTGATGGGGTTTATCGCAGTTCGAAATGTTTCGGAATCACAAAATGACTGCAACATATCCGAAGGTTTCCAATGTAATGCGGACGTGGCCATTTCACTGCCATAATATTTGATTAAGCGAATATTTTTGTCCTTGTTCGAGTTCTACGTTGTTCGTCAAAAAATTGCACTGTATGACTAACCACAAACGTCCataaatatatacttgtacCAAATTCACCTCTACATTAGTTTTTGATGCATGCcaaaattgttcttttttccccaCTTCCAACTCGCTCTCGTACACTAATTGAACGATTTACGTATGCTACGAAAATTGAAACTACATTTACCGAAAATGAAGCGTTGTTGAAACACACAGCTGCTAAAAGCTATGGACCACTTTGAGGGATAATTCCAGATGGGAAATTTCGATCGGCTACGGGTAGACTAATAAGTTAACTTCCATCACTTTTCGCTTGAATTGTTTCATCAAGGAATAGAATGCCCAAATAGCACTTTGAGTTTATTATACTACGGTAGTATAACGTCTACGTAATTCATCTAAAACTATAGCATCTTGCGCAgatttccaaataaaaaaataataataataataatgaaacaataaataaatattagaaaacaATGTGAAATTACGAATCTCAACTGTGTATACGAATTTAATACAGCTTTGTCCGATTTAAAAGGCCATTCGAGTATTGAACAGTGATCTCGATAGATATATTAATGAAAAGAACAGTCTTAAAAACGAGCACAGGCCAATAATCATATCTATTTGTTATGATTCCCGTGGAACTAGAATCCAGAAAAGAATTGCCAGTGAGATATATTAGCGGAACGGATAGAATGTTGGAGTTCAGTCGGCATTCTGGATATATTGCCCGCTAGTATGACTTCTCCGCCACTTAGATACGCACTCCAGAATCCGTAGTTTCCATACGATATGATAGTGTGGTTGCAAGCTGCCAGCAATGCCATGTCTTCCGCTGGACTTTCAATGTTCCGATTCCCCGCGTAAACAATATCATTGTTTTGTGGCTTCAGGTGGCTTCGGCACCAGTCCATATCATCACTGGCTACTACAAACAAGCTTGAAGGAAATTTCTTCCGAAAATAATTCATGGCACGTGTGAAATAAGTCTCTCCAACCAGCTGCGCTTGGAAACGACCCTGTAGGAACTGGCTGTAGTCTTTGCAGAACAAGAGAACTTGTCAACTTTGATATAGTAAAATTTTAATGGAAAATAAAGATTTACCTGTTCGGCGAACATGGACACCGACCTtccatttaaaagaaatactaaaatatTTCAAGTCATGAAATTCATActgttagaaaaatttacttaCGAAAACAACATCTTGGCGATTTTCCCGAAGCCGATGTAATTCCGCTTGTGCCCTCTCGACGTAGTGTTTTTTGAAGCGGAATTCTTTTATAATATCATTTCGGTGACGGTGAAAAAGAGACACAGATGTTGGATAACCATCAATGAAAATCCCTTCTTCCGCAATTTTGTTACGTTCCTCCTTGTGCAGCTTATTGTATACATGAAGGTTCATTGAATTCCATTTTAATGAACAATTTAAGTTGGTAACAGTGGGAATTGAAGTGCCAAGAAAATATTTAGTCAGTGTGATGTAAGTCCGATGTTGCAAGACAGGGAAAAAGCCATCTCTCTTTGCAAGTGCCCATAGAGTTGCATATTCCCCCATAAGATTTCCCAGTCGGCCTCCAGATTTGACCGTCAAGATCCCTCTGTTTCTACAAATGAAAGTAGAATTCTGAAAGCGCAATTGGTGAATAAGGCTAGGGTTACCCTGATTTAAAGTTAAAATATTTGGATAGGAGAACTTAATGGCTGGCTTCAAATGGAATGATTGATTATTTGGGATTTGTCTAAGTGGGACAACTAGTTTTACTTCCTTCTCTTTTAATTTCCATGGATCGTGTGTTAGCCAATCACTTGATCGACAAGAATGTATAACAAAGCAGGTGAATCCAACAACAAGAAGGAAAAGCACTGTGCGCTTTACATTGCATCTAGGCATTCTTCTTCCATCTGTGTTACCATACTTTTTTCTATAGATATATTGGTCGTTGGCCATAAATCAAGGCTACCTGAAATAAGCAACTTGGTTTGTAACAAACTTTATAATGAAACGGTGAGGTTTAAGGTATGTTTTACCTCATTTTTGTACGAAAACAGCCAAATAAGAGACAGGAAATTCAAATCATTCTGATTATCTTCTGCAACGCCTCCTTCTCTTTACACGATATCTGTGGTCTTATGGGTGTATGCTGTATGGTATTATTCTTGTCTGTATAGTTAAATCATGGTCAAACAGGAGAGAACTGGAGAGGTACACAACGGCGAGAGAACCAAAATGTAAcctaatttcatttttggttcATCATAATTCCGTTAGGAACGCCACTGTTTAGTTGCCCTTgctttgaaattgaaatattgTCTACTGCTGTTAGTGGATCCCCTgacttaaatttatttttaaaacatatatTCTTTTAAGCAATactaaaatttttgaaatttttttcatttgttaagTGGTGGGCAATATGGTAAAGTGCTTCGTTGTTCGGTGCACCAGTTGCTATAAGAgcaacactgaaaaaaaattccatcTTTCGGAATCTGTCTGAATATCTGTTTTACGCAAGGCGTAAAATGGTGGGTTCATGTGGTGAATATTGGGATACTCTGGAAACCGATGAAGCGCTTTTTGATTATTCGAATTGTCTAAACAAATTAACTGTACTTCGGGACAAAGGCAATCTTCAAAAGGTTACATCGAACATGTtctatgttgttttttttggaagcaatattgtaacagattcactgggtttaagggatgtattcagtcatagacagcttacacgacccacacacacagcattacacagagacagcactgacagcactaaaaactagtctgaatcactacattgtactgcccctctggccggtcatagacggacttttgagtcctctggcatccggccagagtggcaaagtccattgacatcgcacatttgcatctcttagcatccggcgctaagcgacaaagtacattggcgctacaatattaattaataattttaagGATATAATAGTTTTTACATTCGGGATTCACTCGAAAAAGTAGATGAAAAAACCTCTACACTTTTCTCTGcacaaaattttttactcTACGAACAGGAAAAATCTTGGTCCAAAGATTATTTACGAATTCATTAAAACTCGTTATCGGTTccaagcaaaaagaaaaaaagaggaaaatatAGCCAAACTGAACAGTCAGCGTCaccaaaaaaggaaattttctAAACTGCCAATAACGAAAAATGTACACTACCGgcacaaagtttggaaacgCGTGGTGGTTTTCCACGCGTTTTTCCATGGCCCCTTATGAGAAAATGTACCCACGTTTTTTTCGCGATTACTTTTGTTGTAGTAATCGCATCgtaaatattttaatacaCTTTTTGTGGCAAAAGAATAAGCTATTCCcccaaaatattttaaccCCGGGTTGTTctagccttttttttgtttgtggtTGCTCACTATCTCTTTTGCGGCTTTGCGACGATTGCCCTCTTTAACTAATGCCCCCCCCCCATGTGGTCGACTATATCCCCCCTTGACTGTTGCCCCCAAACTAATACTTAcaacccatatagcacatttctgccgtcggatgtccgaatcatggccgaacatccgttagatatctatgtacacaatcggtagttccagggatgtccgtcggctagtcaccttggaagagcaatggatgtgcgaaaattatattctacagACCttcttccaacagccaagaagattttcaatggtttcatttaaggataggcctcgagccaatcggggcgcttttttgcaaatcgggtttctcatttcgggccatcgaggcgtggctcagggtggaaaattcttctccccgaattcaattggggtttgcaatcaattggattacaatcaatcgattcatcaatgcaaaaaacactatcgattgactgtttcacccgatctatccgataacaactccgataatagctcgttctacctgcttgccccgatttttactctgaaaccgaaagaacggcatttttttttattgcttcggggcaacgggttaacctcaaattttccccgcaccgccccggttgaaaaagtggcacctcaattcaaccccgaatgcactttatcggtgcggggcggttaactcgattagaactaattggggccgatcactaactttcattattaattgtcaaaatttctttgtttccaaaaggggaaaacttaaccgtgttaaaatttttcccttgaacgtatttttattttaagtccagcatttaatacgaaaaattgaaaaaataaaggagtaattatctatagaccattttcacgttgcgaaaagcagtattcatgtagtccggcaaccctgcaagccgacatttgtagtcttactcagccttgtttaggtggatttaacataggctaacgactttgaggactgatttctcccattaattttgctaccagaaacaaaattattgtggcacgttgtacgtcaggatattgccaacatttcaagtgccaaattttcaagaattcgctACAACTAGTACTTGAAATCTTCGTTACAGTGAAGGGctatcaacatttgaaacaataacaaacagtcaacaacaaatggtaactttaaaaaatgtgtaattttcttataaaacttaaatttcttgGTATAATTAGGAATGTAAATGTCTTCTGAGGATGCAGAAAATCTTTTACATGATTcagttattgaattatttgacttatctgattattcttcaactttgccaaacgatgctaaagaaagatatgttGCTTAAGGTAATGAAGTACAGTCTGACTGTCCTTACGTCATAGAAAATGAGTATTATTTGTAAGTTTTAATGCcttgaactaaaaaaacagCCCATCTCCAAAAATTATCTCATAAGACTTGCAGCTCTTATAATTATTCATATTGTTAGCTGTATAAAACTGTTTTCTGTAGACTAGATAGTTCCAAACATCTCCAAATTCAACTGATGGTAATATTGTTTCTAGCTCTTGTGTACTGGAAGTCCAATACTCAttcaagattagaggtccaatacatgtcatatttatagccaaatgaaagcccattcggatatccttagaatgtccgacggcgctgttgaggccggtcaaaaccaaaaaaaattacatccatatgacatccaaatcggatatcgggctgtccggaggatatcaaaaagatgtactcaacatccgaacccgacatctgtcggacatccgacggactgccttgtgttatgtgggaaaTGCCCcctccaaaaacaaacgatAGCCCCCTTATTGAATTaattatattttgaaataaaacttGATTCCGTGTAATAAATCAAGTAAAAAagagataaacaaaaaacgacaACGTAACTACTATCACgacacaaaaaattttgacaACAACCAAACTaagcacacacaaaagaacACTTTAAGTTTAAGGTTGGGGATTAAGAGGAGGTCGGCGAGTAGGTCTTGTAATTGGAGAATCCCCATCATCTGACAGATGATGGGGCACGCGAGTGACCCGAGGTGGATTGCGTCGTCAGACAGTCCGGGTCTGAACCTCGGCAGCGGGCTGCTGAACCTCGGCATTGGGCTGCTGAACCTCGGCAGTGGGTTGACGAACCTCGGCAGCGGGTTGACGAACCTCAGCAGCAGGGGGAGTAGGCAGAACTGCCCTGACTGATCCAGCCAAAAATCGGCGCCTAGGTCGGACCGCCGGTCGTTCTTGATCGGGAGTACCATTATTGGAAGAGTCATCAAGATCCATGCGACTACGAGCATCATGCTATCAAACAAATATTAAGGAGGCGTTAATTCACGTATACATGGATGAACTTTATGATTATATTTACATCAGGTTCCGTAAGATTTCTAGAGATTCTAAGAAACTCCCGCTAACTGATAGTTCCCTCGATGAAGTCGCGctcatttttttccctatgAATTCGTCTCTTTTCCGCTGTCGAAGTCGTTTAGGCCGCGTAGATCGCCTGTCTGCTAATTTGGCCTCAAAGTCCCGAGCTTAAGAATTCTCGGCTTCTTTGAGGAAAGCTAGTGAGTGACTTACTCTCGACAAACGGCACCAAAAACTATTTTCGGTCGTGTGCGATCAACTCCAACAGCGTTAACGCAAGCGTTGACTACAGTAAGCAATTTCTGTTCTTCTGTTTCTGGGGGATGATTATGATGATTGGTTCCATGCCGGCTTAACATTCCAGATtccatttttgatttgattcgGGCCTTGCAACCACCATTTTCCTTCTTATGGTATTTGCATTGATATATAACGAAAGCTGATCTACAAATAAATGCATACAAATacgattaaaatataaaattttttcttactaGCTGATGAAAATAATTCTTACGTCCTCTTCTGCAGGTGATCAATGAAGCCCTTTTCGGAGTTGTAGCGAGTTCCGTTATACTTCACTCCTTTAAATGGCTCCACGGTAGGGTACTCGTCCTCTTCAAACAGCATGTTGATCTCGGTCCGAGAGATAGACGACAGATCACATAGATGTGCAAGAGAAGAATGAATTGCTTTCTGTCATTTCCATTTCTTATTTATACCTTTTTGAAAAATCTTATCTCAGATGTCGCCATCCAATAAAAATCAAACGGATATAATGCGGAAGCAGGACCCCCGGGAGTGATCCCACTCGATCGGTATTCCTTTCTTCTGCCGTCTTTTTTTTCGACTGTAAACACTGAGTCTCCAGGGACCATAGTGTTCTTCCGTACCGTATTGCTCTTTCTGGCCACAAGGCCGGTGGTTTGTTTCATAATTACCGTGAATTCAAATAAACTAGTGTATACTGTAGCTCTACACTGAATTACAAAACAATTACATCTCACTTGAAAAGCGCTTTATTGATTGCTGAAATGCCTTTACATGGAATGGCGACGTTATTAAAAAAGAGGCATTTGTTAGTGTTACGTTTGGGGGGGGCTCTAGTCCGGGGGGAGGGGGCAACAGTCGAGGGGGCTATAGTCGACCACACGGGGAGGGGGGCATTAGTTAAAGGGGGCAATCGTCCACACGCCTCTTTTGCTACTCTTAGTATCTATCCGTAAACTGTAAACCCGTgtacccacataacacaaggcagtccgtcggatgtccgacagatttcggggtcggatgttgagcacatcttttttatatcctccggacagcccgatatccgatttggatgtcctatggatgtattttttttaggttttgaccgccctcaacagtgccgtcggacattctaaggatgtccgaacgggctttcctattgtcgcgggtgaaaagggagattggttatctcttcgcagagatgagtcatccgctctttggacaacgctgcgatcgtgatgaagaaattatcgggagaaaatcgctctaagaaagatacgcagatacgcagtccgtaaggggagtaattcgcgcaacggtataaaacgctaccccgaatctgcgttagatgagtctccatcgggtgagctcccggagctgggctccgtaagaggagttccctggtttcccaagaggtcttcagacgcttctccaacttttgctCGTTACCcacgcagctcgttgcctgagagtaaacgaagtcgtgctgcagtcattgtttgccgatgccgaagaggacaaaccaacggctacctagttgcctaagagaccccagccgacgattacatccgcttcgagaactgtcaagcgttccggtagaaacttcacctaccccagcctcatcgttggagagtggaacttcctttgttggtgaagccctaaattttgaaggtcctattccaaaggaccatttgaccgaagaagctgacagtcagggtgaatcagtcgagacttcaAGAGGCTTATAgtcggatccagaaaccgaggttGATTTGAGAGCGGCAacgagtccagttgttccggtcgggggacaacaatttgtagtgccatcaaggcatattgagcagccgcaaagacaagctatggaagctgtcagaaaatttattagcccgccaatcttctgaaaaaattcagaagaagatgcgcaccaatggatggagcgctttgaataacattctacccacaacagatggggtgataatgggaaaaaaattttttttgaaaagtattttgatgacgccgccaggagctggttcaattgtgcaaggctcccgaacgagtgaatggtaaatctcaaacggccggaagatatgcgattgcagcgcctcttccgtggccgaaggcagggggtttaaataaaaataaaaaaaaaaaaaaaaaaaggaaaatccttaagactatccgggaaatacaaaaaacacttaaacaagtaagcgcaaccggaaagaagaaaaacgaaggagtaaaagtcccttatttgccaagaggacgcaagctgattttgtttagtctcatcaaccttcgtggatcgcagaagattagtacagccgggtcgcctgtcttgaagaagggggacctgtcgcgggtgaaaagggagattggttatctcttcgcagagatgagtcatccgctccttggacaacgctgcgatcgtggtgaagaaattatcgggagaagttcgctctaagaaagatacgcagatacgcagtccggaaggggagtaattcgcgcgacggtataaaacgctaccccgaatctgcgttagatgagtctccatcaggtgagctcccggagctgggctccgtaagaggagttccctggtttcccaagaggtcttcatACGCTTCTCCAatttttggtaatggttatcccttttgtttgagttaaaccattgtttagaattgaagtcatcacttgttgtattcgctTGTTCTTGTTataatacaactcgtgtgacaatatggCTATAAAtgtgacatgtattggacctctaatcttgaaaaaacattaggctatatcaggatacgaactcgggtctcccacaccacagtcgaatattgttccactgtgccaatctatgCACATATTAGAtgtcattttcgaacaatccaATCGAATGGTTGTAAAATACTTGAGatttttcaataacaaatcacatacaggatttttaagaagtcaagatgatatcaaacttaggttaaaccagactgtatatattgaaattaaacaatttatgctaaatattttttgaattttaaacttcagcatgatttattaagtttaaagtagttttttattatttgaaattaaaatcctatcacaagtatacttgctttgaatattattagatgccgaataatatttattttctgtaatttaatttc
This genomic interval from Daphnia magna isolate NIES linkage group LG8, ASM2063170v1.1, whole genome shotgun sequence contains the following:
- the LOC116929404 gene encoding spondin-2, translating into MWYVVRTTSLVLTFLVILLVVSVAMAKPRSSKRSPSFSSKERNPFLCDPDKLMVYKVTLATHWSRTLFPKQYPEWRPPAQWSKVIGRSHDPSYTLFRISQSSSEGFKEFTETGRSDTLDAQSQGEGGIFDEFNAPPVTAGEGKTEAEFFVDSNHSRVSLASRIVPSPDWFVGLDSFNLCIDGQWVDSVAIKVGPMDGGTDNGFTFTSPNWPSDPTEKIFRITSNMPNHPANSFYYPDLNDLPPIATFFFVKVKEYALAEIFDAVTMAPASETQTPILEDTLVQGAETPSSTTSSSVPSEKYIEQPDRDEIEDIEEQNNETLRKKSKKAGAKSKGESTKKSSLLKSLVTEYSRDERAKKNRRGRKWTNLSGPRHCMVSEWGPWSACSKSCGIGESTRTRKVLTHARRGGNPCPPLEENKWCGSSRDCSHAYFDW
- the LOC116929405 gene encoding galactoside alpha-(1,2)-fucosyltransferase 2, which produces MANDQYIYRKKYGNTDGRRMPRCNVKRTVLFLLVVGFTCFVIHSCRSSDWLTHDPWKLKEKEVKLVVPLRQIPNNQSFHLKPAIKFSYPNILTLNQGNPSLIHQLRFQNSTFICRNRGILTVKSGGRLGNLMGEYATLWALAKRDGFFPVLQHRTYITLTKYFLGTSIPTVTNLNCSLKWNSMNLHVYNKLHKEERNKIAEEGIFIDGYPTSVSLFHRHRNDIIKEFRFKKHYVERAQAELHRLRENRQDVVFVGVHVRRTDYSQFLQGRFQAQLVGETYFTRAMNYFRKKFPSSLFVVASDDMDWCRSHLKPQNNDIVYAGNRNIESPAEDMALLAACNHTIISYGNYGFWSAYLSGGEVILAGNISRMPTELQHSIRSANISHWQFFSGF